In one Vanessa tameamea isolate UH-Manoa-2023 chromosome 10, ilVanTame1 primary haplotype, whole genome shotgun sequence genomic region, the following are encoded:
- the LOC113399717 gene encoding WD repeat and FYVE domain-containing protein 3 isoform X6: MNLMRKLRGASASTSAEPSETASSSSHVQLGLMHLKKLFAEYTHPPQPLTEAEKDDKLYNMLPLFCKVFGTSPSSEMNEKFWDILSFCQQVSKLMVSEIRKRASNQSTEAASCAIAKFLEIENSEESSNGWMLLSTLNLLAAGDQSLIQVMTTAAIPSTLVKCLYLFFDLPEIPESEADVQDDNSEFTPRERRILLQKIFVQVLVRLCSHPFPCEELARKDDLSLLFSAITSWCAPYNMMWRKSAAEVLMTLSRHGLTQSVVHYINNKGCVGLCIENMQKIPELTPLEVVEMFVAVFCFLKDSSEVSQLLLDDFRTCQGYLFLSEFLLKLEEERVSGTEARAALRNLVLMISSLCACGFSELRPTRANTELFQLQGFVLPQPSTPGQAVRNVQAFQVLQSVFLKSTSPALCCTILDAISSVYHADNANYFILENQNTLSQFSERIHTKNAEIQEKFFELLEFIVFQLNFVPCKELISLSLLLKANRSRSCSILCIKTLLNILKHNVIFKDVYREVGMLEVFVTCLSRYAVFLKDKQLLEEERSKKETDKSTDSPKPPERKKRQSRQDSLIKDPNADTEEEELGSLVMEGLTALLNGNVNNCNVFRDCGGAKCVHGMVVHESCRSKALGVVRELIVSGSGEEDMSALLCGMHAAPNDALKLKLHILKALLVCLRDSHRTRTIFRKVSGFVYVTSVLVSLEGRLKGNELIDPDMLNLIHIVFYTISTAMRFEPANAKFFHHEICMTTLYETIRLLGCFTEDVELQNDTEPGDPELYEVFHDLFTGNILEMTLPDNIPVVFVNACIVLRLLYDVALDSFDKPTFCGSLNVKSPSLTRQSSAINEAKPAGRATPLNLATASTSGEAWVVHSGVVIVLAKLLPALPRPPEHAPHARAMRDYLAHVLKSLVRSERNQQVMCGAGLAGEVLRVCGAALRAERHPLHAPAMYVLERLAAHALRPAELREFLRMGNPLNCLAPEPGQVWQPGGPVPLTRIKTLVSMTTPRDYRSQNSCTQPPFVEFDMSAEGFGCLYLPSIAPQSANLNALGTQDNTTLGGIGSGDRVFPPQTGLTYSTWICVEKYSDPRTDPHCVRLLTLVRNINNSRDEHLVCLTVVLSARDKAIIVSTQETLVPHNVGEWEPDGVGECGARVWCPDLQHEGQWHHLALLFNRAVLKNSSFSLYLDGQHMHSGKLHYVSANPGGGAATLSGASSVYCVVGTPPQWRRYSRLVWRQGPALLLEDVLSAQTVSIIYQLGPHYVGTLQAPLPPGQNQEPLAPLIAEEKVVFGINARAISQLTLAKIRKVYSKNDNKAIAKQLGMSSHENATPIRILHNSAGHLMGPARCLGGTVVGYLGVRVFSPKPAAIMIDTVGGCSVLLGLIAMAQDVECLYAGVKALVCVVRSNKAAQAEMDRRKGYQTLAMLLKKKKPLLNSHILHLIFGLVGTVDSQKETSSIPNLTAFQDLICDLEVWLNAPGGLIKSLLEHLFELATETAHRTHNLRTMRELQLVPKLLYIVNDIRVASTKNVLIQLLANLLGGQPRPSDLLCLGQFLAYTLPLPSQSEQGVVVKEGDSDKECEGEIILLRNKCLCFIHCLVVMTRNVESTIVCEEVSRVLGTDWLLSFMQENVHPSSVLLALKILVVLCSGQGQQSSIMQRFRESAGTGGWLRHTELVASQQTGVVLTAAVHSHSHLHTQLLYTSGFTLLAWLSLFHLQIPELYYLLFGLALGQPMHHLSTDRAVSVERVWGAAWGSAVPSRQSSAAVAARITLCPEAVVILLATVRALIHAEPESLPEWLSDHPVAIIQVLFSFYNTLPDFVSLMMSAEVLTALASTLFPPNTKDDIHMPICESGDSSGASTPGAEEAGAAAGAGAAAGAALTQHAARQVVMDFLRVIVLDSLPLGVSAKAAPVIDLVLDASPANSTSQQQIEYQTEVLTTIMENLLNTELFGTESNISNVCYLAARLVDKLWQGQLSRDPHEVFDFLVKLLTQAKKKSSVISLEGLHHCLNRTILFLLSRSTDSIADQMSVLEALHKLTTNRLLIFGAGNHELEFIGCLTYCLLQLNANMKIVLESHMRTTWHVNPSGDLESRDDRLTAHQGRNLMAGAARRVWEELYACKKPAIEEVFKASLAPPAAAARAPDLGLAREQLADCAHRLWLGYIDTERKAVYRVPWELHNQIQSKIQKVTGGLTRLASRTKVKKEDSAKQRAHLPREHALAYMQDHVQLVRQAWGAALATSANTAAHTTRYVQAEWGGAWRELTRERGLWGPPRAPPLDKWALHCTEGPCRMRKQLRRNLAFYTHYPHRPHLEGSDNRQLKYKVAQSRDSKEYYRIYQQSRGSTNVGETDGIEPTELQTFEEEIQSNKDSSIEVPNDEGSPSDLVSSGVVSRGTNQSTEANEDGPDAEDEDEPQPPPPDNQTLLRLLEHHEKITHMFRCARIQGLDTTEGLLLFGREHCYVIDGFTLLKNREIRDLDSCPDDYDPILPSQGIQRSNQRQCSKFLYEDIREVHKRRYLLQPIALEVFSSDGRNYLLAFPRKVRNKVYSRFTALATGMADSAAGSVAGQKRGVAVEQPAGLLATLIGDTSVTQRWLRGEISNFQYLMHLNTLAGRSYNDLMQYPVFPWILADYDSLELDLTHPATFRDLSKPMGAQSSDRLEQFRKRYKEWDDPHGETPPYHYGTHYSSAMIVCSYLVRMEPFTQHFLRLQGGHFDLADRMFHSIKEAWNSASRHNMADVKELIPEFFYLPEFLVNSNNFDLGSKQSGVALGDVVLPPWAKDDPREFIRMHRAALESDYVSHRLHHWIDLVFGYKQQGPPAVEASNVFHHLFYEGNVDIYNIDDPLKKNATIGFINNFGQIPKQLFKKAHPSKKMSQRSSTILDPNNIIPSQGITPPEKLFFHNLENLRPSLQPVKEVKGPVGQILYTDKAILAVEQNKVLMPPSYNKYVAWGFADHSLRIGNYDNDKTIFVCETVAQACGEIVTCVCLSDKTIVTAGTSTVVTVWQYWSRRRRLAVKTCLYGHEEAVTCLAASAAYNLVVSGSRDGQLIVWDVERGAFVRQLVPSPAAPAPPPPVSALAIDDLTGDIATCSGSWLHVWSINGSPLGAVDTGGGERAPQVLCVAFSQTREWDPLNVVITGSTDGVVRMWSIDYLAKTVDDEVRSTDVDSTEDQPSTINKETLNQISLQDSEDAKSESDVKSDNTKTEDIEPCEREAAIKRVEALVKQMSLSQDHAGNLTKSGSESSLSDTGETTSAKESARRHDEKDICSDNEEPQYERKEEIDSCEETKEEYDNEKDLEDEKESVTHRSKLQKQGNVVLRRKSKANPLFRKSGGSIGDSSETSSVETTQSMETPEGGLRPSKSDTSLTDSFVVLSAPSSPAPVQRPVVKDTSYPDTGVTWVRRLVLRGKLTMHTAYERRDNACPASVTAVAAARSGRGLAVGDARGRIFRWSAPDMSSAAGARGGPADHWIRDDTAPYCTQCQVRFTALERRHHCRECGAVFCGRCSRYEAPVRRLRALRPVRVCQRCHDHIHAGND, translated from the exons ATGAATCTAATGCGCAAATTGCGTGGGGCGTCCGCCTCAACATCCGCGGAGCCTTCGGAGACTGCAAGCTCGTCTTCTCACGTACAACTGGGATTAATGCACCTAAAAAAACTCTTTGCTGAGTATACCCATCCACCACAGCCGTTGACAGAAGCAGAAAAAGATGATAAATTGTATAACATGCTACCTCTCTTTTGTAAG GTATTTGGAACCAGTCCATCAAGTGAGATGAATGAAAAATTTTGGGACATACTATCCTTTTGTCAACAAGTTTCAAAGCTTATGGTATCTGAAATAAGGAAAAGAGCTAGCAATCAAAGTACCGAGGCAGCTAGTTGTGCAATAGCAAAATTTCTAGAGATAGAGAATTCAGAGGAATCAAGCAATGGATGGATGCTACTGTCTACATTAAATCTATTGGCAGCTGGTGACCAATCATTGATACAG GTTATGACTACTGCTGCTATACCATCCACATTAGtcaaatgtttgtatttattttttgatctGCCTGAAATTCCTGAATCAGAAGCTGATGTTCAAGATGACAACAGTGAATTCACACCAAGAGAGAGGAGGATACTTTTACAAAAGATTTTTGTTCAA GTCTTAGTAAGACTTTGCAGTCACCCATTTCCATGTGAGGAACTGGCAAGAAAAGATGATTTAAGTTTGTTATTCTCTGCAATAACCTCATGGTGTGCACCCTATAATATGATGTGGAGGAAGTCTGCAGCAGAAGTATTGATGACATTGTCTAGGCATGGCTTGACTCAATCTGTTGTACACTACATTAACA aTAAAGGGTGTGTAGGCCTTTGTATCGAAAACATGCAAAAGATTCCAGAGTTAACACCATTAGag GTAGTAGAAATGTTTGTAGCAgtattttgtttcttaaaagATTCAAGTGAAGTTAGTCAATTACTATTGGACGATTTTCGGACTTGTCAAGGATATTTATTTCTATCTGAATTCCTTCTGAA atTAGAAGAGGAACGCGTCAGTGGGACGGAAGCGCGAGCTGCTTTAAGAAATTTGGTCCTTATGATATCTTCTCTCTGTGCTTGTGGATTTTCCGAACTGCGACCGACCAGGGCCAACACGGAATTATTCCAGTTACAAGGATTCGTGTTACCACAACCTTCTACGCCTGGACAGGCTGTGAGAAATGTACAAGCGTTTCAG GTATTGCAATCCGTGTTCTTGAAATCCACATCACCAGCTCTTTGCTGTACGATCCTCGACGCGATATCGAGCGTGTACCACGCGGACAACGCGAACTACTTCATCTTAGAGAATCAGAACACGCTCAGCCAGTTCTCAGAAAGGATACATACGAAAAATGCTGAGATACAAGAAAAGTTCTTTGAGCTTCTGGAATTTATAGTATTTCAGTTGAACTTTGTGCCGTGCAAGGAATTGATTTCACTGTCGTTATTATTGAAAGCTAATAGGTCAAGAAGTTGTAGTATATTATGCATAAAgacattattgaatattttaaa acacaacgttatatttaaagatGTTTATCGAGAAGTCGGAATGCTGGAGGTGTTCGTGACGTGTCTTTCCCGATACGCAGTATTTCTAAAAGACAAACAGCTGCTCGAGGAAGAGAGGTCTAAGAAGGAGACCGATAAGTCGACCGATTCTCCGAAGCCACCCGAGAGGAAAAAAAGGCAGTCGAGGCAAGACTCTTTAATTAAAGATCCCAATGCCGACACAGAGGAAGAAGAACTCGGGTCGTTGGTCATGGAGGGGCTGACCGCTCTATTGAACGGGAACGTGAACAACTGCAACGTGTTCCGCGACTGCGGCGGTGCCAAGTGCGTACACGGGATGGTAGTGCATGAATCGTGCAGAAGTAAAGCTTTAG GTGTGGTGAGAGAGTTGATAGTGAGCGGTTCGGGCGAGGAGGACATGTCTGCGCTTCTGTGCGGAATGCATGCGGCGCCGAACGATGCCTTAAAACTGAAACTTCACATATTAAAAGCTTTACTGGTTTGTTTAAGAGATTCACATCGGACAAGGACTATTTTTCGAAag GTTAGCGGATTTGTATATGTAACAAGTGTACTAGTCTCTCTGGAAGGTAGACTTAAAGGAAATGAATTGATAGATCCCGACATGCTAAATCTAATACATATAGTATTCTACACTATTAGTACGGCGATGAGGTTCGAACCTGCAAATGCCAAATTTTTTCATCACGAG ATTTGCATGACAACATTGTACGAAACGATACGATTATTGGGTTGCTTTACCGAGGATGTCGAGTTGCAAAATGATACGGAACCGGGCGATCCAGAGCTCTATGAAGTTTTTCACGACCTTTTTACGggaaatatattagaaatgac ATTACCAGATAATATACCAGTCGTTTTTGTAAACGCATGTATCGTATTGAGGTTGCTCTACGACGTTGCGCTCGATTCGTTCGACAAGCCAACGTTTTGTGGTTCACTCAACGTAAAGTCCCCAAGCTTGACGAGGCAAAGCTCTGCTATCAACGAG GCTAAACCAGCGGGCCGCGCCACCCCTCTCAACCTCGCGACGGCCTCAACGAGCGGGGAGGCGTGGGTCGTGCACTCGGGCGTGGTCATAGTGCTGGCGAAGCTGCTGCCCGCCCTGCCGCGCCCGCCCGAACACGCGCCGCACGCTCGCGCCATGCGGGACTACCTCGCACACGTACTCAAGAGTCTCGTCAGGAG CGAGCGCAACCAGCAAGTGATGTGCGGCGCGGGGCTGGCGGGCGAGGTGCTGCGCGTGTGCGGCGCGGCGCTGCGGGCGGAGCGCCACCCGCTGCACGCACCCGCCATGTACGTGCTGGAGCGCCTCGCCGCGCACGCGCTGCGCCCCGCCGAGCTGCG GGAATTCCTACGAATGGGAAATCCTCTAAATTGCCTTGCTCCCGAGCCGGGACAGGTTTGGCAGCCCGGTGGGCCGGTCCCGCTCACTCGAATCAAGACGTTAGTCTCGATGACGACGCCCCGAGATTACAG GTCACAAAACTCGTGCACTCAGCCCCCATTCGTTGAGTTCGATATGTCTGCGGAAGGATTCGGTTGTTTATATTTACCGAGCATTGCTCCTCAGTCGGCCAACTTGAATGCGCTCGGAACTCAAGACAATACCACTCTCGGTGGAATCGGCTCTG gtGACAGAGTATTTCCACCACAAACAGGATTGACGTATTCGACATGGATATGCGTGGAGAAATACTCCGATCCGCGCACCGACCCGCACTGCGTGAGGCTATTGACGCTTGTTCGGAACATTAACAATAGTCGGGACGAACACCTCGTATGTCTCACCGTAGTACTGTCTGCGAGAGATAAGGCTATTATTGTATCGACACAGGAGACTTTAGTTCCACACA ACGTAGGCGAGTGGGAGCCGGACGGCGTCGGCGAGTGCGGCGCGCGCGTGTGGTGCCCCGACCTGCAGCACGAGGGGCAGTGGCACCACCTCGCGCTGCTCTTCAACAGGGCCGTGCTCAAGAACTCCTCCTTCTCACTCTATCTAGACG GACAACACATGCACTCGGGCAAGCTGCACTACGTGAGCGCCAACCCCGGCGGCGGCGCGGCCACGCTGTCGGGCGCGTCCAGCGTGTACTGCGTGGTGGGCACGCCGCCGCAGTGGCGCCGCTACTCGCGCCTCGTGTGGCGCCAGGGGCCCGCGCTGCTGCTGGAGGAC GTACTCTCCGCGCAAACTGTCTCAATAATATATCAGCTCGGGCCACACTACGTGGGAACTCTACAAGCTCCGTTACCACCTGGACAAAATCAAGAACCCCTAGCGCCCCTGATTGCCGAGGAAAAAGTAGTTTTTGGGATAAACGCTCGTGCGATCTCCCAACTCACCCTTGCTAAGATACGCAAGGTTTACAGCAAAAACGATAATAAGGCTATAGCGAAACAACTAGGTATGTCGTCGCACGAGAACGCGACGCCTATACGAATATTGCACAATTCTGCAGGCCATCTAATGGGTCCAGCTCGATGCTTAGGTGGAACGGTGGTTGGATATCTGGGAGTGAGAGTGTTCAGTCCAAAGCCAGCGGCTATCATG ATAGATACAGTAGGTGGATGTTCCGTATTACTTGGGTTGATAGCAATGGCGCAAGATGTTGAGTGTTTGTATGCTGGGGTTAAGGCTCTTGTGTGCGTAGTACGTTCTAACAAGGCGGCTCAAGCAGAAATGGACCGCAGAAAAGGATACCAAACACTGGCAATGCTGTTGAAGAAAAAGAAACCTTTACTTAATTCCCACATCTTGCATTTAATATTCGGCTTAGTTGGCACAGTCGATAGCCAAAAAGAAACTTCGTCGATTCCAAATTTAACCGCATTTCAG gaTCTAATATGTGATCTTGAAGTATGGTTGAATGCACCAGGTGGTCTTATAAAATCCCTTCTAGAACATTTATTTGAACTAGCAACAGAAACAGCACACAGAACGCACAATTTACGCACAATGAGAGAACTGCAACTAGTACCTAAACTACTCTATATCGTGAACGATATAAGGGTTGCAAGCACAAAGAATGTTCTGATTCAGTTACTAGCAAACCTGTTAGGAGGTCAGCCTAGACCCAGCGATTTACTCTGCCTCGGACAATTCCTGGCGTATACACTACCACTTCCCTCTCAATCAGAGCAAGGAGTTGTGGTAAAGGAAGGAGATTCTGACAAGGAATGTGAAGGCGAAATAATTCTTCTGAGAAATAAATGCCTATGCTTTATACATTGTCTCGTAGTAATGACAAGAAATGTGGAAAGTACAATTGTATGCGAGGAAGTATCGAGAGTTCTCGGAACCGATTGGCTTCTGAGTTTTATGCAAGAGAATGTTCATCCGAGCTCAGTTTTACTGGCATTGAAAATATTAGTGGTTCTCTGTTCTGGTCAAGGACAGCAGTCATCCATAATGCAAAG GTTCCGCGAGAGTGCCGGCACGGGTGGCTGGCTGCGCCACACAGAGCTCGTGGCGTCGCAGCAGACGGGCGTGGTGCTGACCGCCGCCGTGCACTCGCACTCGCACCTGCACACGCAGCTACTCTACACCTCCGGGTTCACGCTGCTCGCCTG GCTATCCCTGTTCCATTTACAAATTCCGGAGCTGTACTACCTTCTGTTCGGTCTCGCCCTCGGCCAGCCGATGCACCACCTGAGCACGGACCGGGCGGTGTCCGTGGAGCGCGTGTGGGGGGCGGCGTGGGGCAGCGCCGTGCCCTCGCGGCAGTCGTCCGCCGCCGTGGCCGCCAGGATCACGCTCTGCCCCGAGGCCGTGGTCATACTACTGGCGACCGTGAGGGCGCTGATACACGCGGAGCCCGAATCGTTGCCGGAGTGGCTCAGCGACCATCCCGTTGCCATAATTCAA gttttattttcGTTCTATAATACCCTGCCGGATTTCGTTTCATTAATGATGAGCGCCGAAGTGCTCACCGCATTGGCGTCCACCCTCTTTCCCCCGAATACGAAAGATGATATTCACATGC CGATCTGCGAGAGTGGTGACAGTTCAGGCGCATCGACGCCGGGCGCGGAGGAGGCGGGCGCGGcagcgggcgcgggcgcggcggcgggcgcggcgctgaCGCAGCACGCCGCCAGACAAGTCGTGATGGACTTCCTGCGCGTGATCGTTCTCGATTCACTACCCCTCGGAGTCTCCGCTAAAGCCGCTCCG GTCATAGATTTAGTTCTGGACGCTTCGCCAGCGAACTCGACGAGTCAGCAGCAGATCGAATATCAAACTGAAGTTTTAACAACAATAATGGAAAATTTGTTGAATACTGAACTTTTTGGTACCGAGTCCAATATCTCCAATGTCTGCTATTTAGCTGCGCGACTTGTTGATAAATTGTGGCAGGGTCAGCTGTCGAGAGATCCACACGAG GTATTCGATTTCTTGGTAAAATTACTGACTCAAGCTAAGAAGAAATCATCGGTTATATCTCTAGAAGGATTACATCACTGCCTAAATAGAACTATATTGTTTTTACTGTCACGGTCTACAGACTCCATAGCCGACCAAATGTCTGTGTTAGAAGCATTGCACAAACTCACGACGAACAG GTTGCTGATATTCGGAGCCGGAAACCACGAGTTGGAATTCATAGGATGCCTAACATACTGTCTACTGCAATTGAACGCGAACATGAAGATCGTCCTGGAGTCGCACATGCGGACGACGTGGCACGTCAACCCCAGCGGCGACCTCGAATCCAGAGACGACAGGCTGACGGCGCATCAAG GTCGCAACCTGatggcgggcgcggcgcggcgcgtgTGGGAGGAGCTGTACGCGTGCAAGAAGCCCGCCATCGAGGAGGTGTTCAAGGCGTCGCtggcgccgcccgccgccgccgcgcgcgcgcccgaCCTCGGCCTGGCGCGCGAGCAGCTGGCCGACTGCGCGCACCGCCTGTGGCTCGGCTACATCGACACCGAGCGCAAG GCGGTCTATCGAGTTCCGTGGGAGCTCCATAATCAGATTCAATCCAAAATTCAGAAAGTGACCGGTGGCTTGACCCGTTTGGCATCTAGAACAAAAGTAAAAAAGGAGGACTCCGCTAAACAGAGGGCTCATCTACCGCGAGAACACGCTCTGGCTTATATGCAAGATCATGTGCAGCTTGTGAG ACAGGCGTGGGGCGCGGCGCTGGCGACGAGCGCCAACACGGCGGCGCACACGACGCGCTACGTGCAGGCGGAGTGGGGCGGCGCGTGGCGCGAGCTGACCCGCGAGCGCGGCCTGTGGggcccgccgcgcgcgccgccgctgGACAAGTGGGCGCTGCACTGCACCGAGGGCCCGTGCCGCATGCGCAAGCAGCTGCGCCGCAACCTCGCCTTCTACACGCACTACCCGCACCGCCCGCATCTCGAGGGCAGCGACAAC AGACAATTAAAGTACAAAGTGGCACAAAGTCGAGACAGTAAAGAATACTACAGGATATATCAACAATCGCGTGGGTCGACCAACGTCGGGGAAACGGATGGTATAGAACCGACTGAACTGCAAACGTTTGAAGAAGAAATACaaag taataAAGATTCATCAATCGAAGTACCTAACGACGAAGGTTCGCCATCGGATCTCGTCAGCAGTGGCGTTGTTAGCCGAGGAACGAATCAATCAACTGAAG CTAACGAAGACGGACCAGACGCAGAAGACGAGGATGAGCCGCAACCTCCACCGCCGGATAATCAAACACTATTGAGATTATTGGAGCACCATGAGAAG ATTACCCACATGTTCCGCTGCGCGCGTATACAAGGCCTCGACACGACAGAGGGGCTTTTGCTTTTCGGTCGCGAACACTGCTACGTAATAGATGGATTCACTCTCCTTAAAAATAGAGAAATTCGGGACTTAGACAGTTGCCCCGACGATTATGACCCTATTTTACCTAGTCAGGGTATACAGAGGAGCAATCAGAGACAATGTTCCAAGTTTTTGTATGAAGATATCAG agaGGTTCATAAAAGAAGATATTTACTGCAACCGATAGCTTTAGAAGTTTTTTCTAGCGATGGTCGAAATTATTTGCTAGCGTTTCCACGGAAAGTGCGAAATAAG gTATACAGTCGTTTCACGGCACTCGCAACCGGCATGGCGGACAGCGCGGCCGGCTCGGTGGCGGGGCAGAAGCGCGGGGTGGCGGTGGAGCAGCCGGCCGGCCTGCTGGCCACGCTCATCGGAGACACTTCTGTCACACAACGGTGGCTG AGAGGAGAAATATCTAATTTCCAATATCTCATGCATCTCAACACACTGGCGGGGCGGTCGTACAATGATCTCATGCAATATCCAGTTTTCCCATGGATTTTGGCCGACTACGATTCCTTGGAACTGGATTTGACTCACCCGGCGACTTTCAGAGACCTGTCCAAGCCAATGGGAGCCCAAAGTTCAGATAGGTTGGAACAATTTAGAAAGAGATATAAG GAGTGGGATGACCCTCACGGTGAAACACCGCCGTATCACTACGGAACCCACTATTCGTCAGCTATGATAGTATGTTCTTATCTTGTGCGTATGGAGCCGTTCACACAGCATTTTTTAAGACTTCAAGGCGGACATTTTGATTTAGCGGATAG AATGTTCCACTCGATCAAAGAAGCATGGAATTCTGCATCTCGCCATAATATGGCCGACGTTAAAGAATTAATACcggaatttttttatttacctgaaTTTCTAGTTAACTCCAACAATTTCGATTTAG gaaGCAAACAGTCGGGTGTAGCTTTAGGAGACGTCGTGTTACCTCCCTGGGCCAAAGACGATCCTCGTGAATTCATCCGTATGCACCGAGCAGCGCTCGAATCTGACTACGTGTCTCATAGATTGCATCATTGGATTGATCTCGTGTTTGGATACAAGCAGCAGGGACCGCCCGCAGTGGAAGCTTCAAACGTCTTCCATCATTTATTCTATGAAGGAAATGTCGATATATACAA CATCGATGATCCTCTTAAGAAGAATGCAACGATaggtttcattaataatttcggACAAATACCGAAGCAGTTGTTCAAGAAAGCGCACCCTAGTAAAAAAATGTCACAAAGAAGTTCAACTATTTTGGatcctaataatattataccatCTCAAGGCATAACTCCTCCAGAGAAATTATTCTTTCATAATTTGGAGAATTTGAGACCATCTTTGCAACCCGtaaaag AAGTTAAAGGGCCAGTCGGACAAATACTCTATACGGACAAGGCAATCTTGGCCGTGGAACAAAACAAAGTGCTGATGCCCCCATCATATAACAAATATGTGGCGTGGGGATTCGCGGACCATTCCCTACGAATCGGAAATTACGATAacgataaaacaatatttgtgtGCGAAACTGTAGCGCAAGCTTGCGGAGAGATCGTGACGTGCGTGTGCCTCTCCGACAAGACCATAGTGACGGCCGGCACGAGTACC GTGGTGACCGTGTGGCAGTACTGGTCGCGCCGGCGGCGGCTGGCCGTGAAGACATGCCTGTACGGGCATGAGGAGGCGGTCACGTGCCTGGCCGCCAGCGCCGCCTACAACCTGGTGGTGAGCGGCAGCCGCGACGGGCAGCTCATCGTGTGGGACGTGGAGCGCGGCGCCTTCGTGCGGCAGCTCGTGCCgtcgcccgccgcgcccgcgccgccgccgcccgtcTCCGCGCTCGCCATCGACGACCTCACC GGCGACATAGCCACGTGCAGCGGCAGCTGGCTGCACGTGTGGTCCATCAACGGCTCGCCGCTGGGCGCGGTGGACACGGGCGGCGGGGAGCGCGCGCCGCAGGTGCTGTGCGTGGCCTTCAGCCAGACGCGCGAGTGGGACCCACTCAACGTCGTCATCACCGGCTCCACGGATGGCGTCGTCAGG ATGTGGTCTATAGACTACCTCGCAAAAACAGTAGATGATGAAGTGAGGAGTACCGACGTGGACAGCACAGAGGACCAACCGAGTACcattaataaagaaacattGAACCAAATTTCCTTGCAAGATAGCGAGGACGCCAAGTCTGAGAGTGACGTCAAATCTGATAACACAAAGACGGAGGATATTGAACCGTGCGAAAGGGAAGCCGCGATTAAACGAGTCGAGGCGTTAGTTAAGCAAATGAGCTTGTCGCAAGATCATGCAG GAAATCTCACGAAATCAGGATCGGAAAGTTCGCTTTCGGATACAGGTGAAACGACAAGCGCGAAAGAATCGGCTCGTCGACATGATGAAAAAGACATTTGCAGTGATAACGAAGAACCGCAGTACGAAAGGAAAGAAGAAATTGATTCTTGTGAGGAAACAAAAGAGGAATACGATAATGAAAAAGACTTAGAAGATGAAAAAGAAAGTGTAACGCATAGAAGCAAACTACAAAAGCAGGGGAACGTTGTTCTGAGGCGGAAATCAAAGGCTAATCCTTTGTTTCGTAAAA gTGGCGGCAGCATTGGCGATTCCAGCGAAACGAGTTCCGTAGAGACGACACAATCGATGGAGACTCCAGAGGGCGGGCTCCGGCCGAGCAAGTCGGACACCAGTCTCACAGACTCGTTTGTAGTTCTCTCCGCACCCTCGTCTCCGGCGCCCGTGCAGCGACCCGTCGTCAAAGACACGTCTTATCCTG ACACAGGTGTGACGTGGGTGCGACGTCTTGTCCTCCGCGGTAAATTGACCATGCATACGGCATATGAACGTCGCGATAACGCGTGCCCCGCTTCCGTCACTGCGGTCGCAGCCGCTAGGAGTGGACGGGGGTTGGCCGTCGGAGACGCTCGTGGAAGG ATTTTCCGGTGGTCCGCGCCTGATATGTCGAGTGCGGCGGGTGCCAGGGGTGGTCCCGCCGATCACTGGATACGAGACGACACCGCACCCTACTGCACCCAGTGCCAA GTGCGGTTCACGGCGCTGGAGCGGCGCCACCACTGCCGCGAGTGCGGCGCCGTGTTCTGCGGCCGCTGCTCGCGCTACGAGGCGCCCGTGCGGCGCCTGCGCGCGCTGCGGCCCGTGCGCGTGTGCCAGCGCTGCCACGACCACATCCACGCCGGCAACGACTAG